The following proteins are encoded in a genomic region of Mustela erminea isolate mMusErm1 chromosome 3, mMusErm1.Pri, whole genome shotgun sequence:
- the LRRTM2 gene encoding leucine-rich repeat transmembrane neuronal protein 2 encodes MGLHFKWPLGAPMLAAIYAMSMVLKMLPALGMACPPKCRCEKLLFYCDSQGFRSVPNATDKGSLGLSLRHNHITELERDQFASFSQLTWLHLDHNQISTVKEDAFQGLYKLKELILSSNKIFYLPNTTFTQLINLQNLDLSFNQLSSLHPELFYGLRKLQTLHLRSNSLRTIPVRLFWDCRSLEFLDLSTNRLRSLARNGFAGLIKLRELHLEHNQLTKINFAHFLRLSSLHTLFLQWNKISNLTCGMEWTWGTLEKLDLTGNEIKAIDPTVFETMPNLKILLMDNNKLNSLDSKILNSLRSLTTVGLSGNLWECSPRICALASWLGSFQGRWEHSILCHSPDHTQGEDILDAVHGFQLCWNLSTTVTAMATTYRDPTTEYTKRISSSSYHVGDKEIPTTAGIAVTTEEHFPEPDNAIFTQRVITGTMALLFSFFFIIFIVFISRKCCPPTLRRIRQCSMIQNHRQLRSQTRLHMSNMSDQGPYNEYEPTHEGPFIIINGYGQCKCQQLPYKECEV; translated from the exons ATGG GCTTACATTTCAAGTGGCCATTAGGGGCCCCTATGCTGGCAGCAATATATGCAATGAGTATGGTTTTAAAAATGCTGCCTGCCCTGGGTATGGCGTGTCCACCCAAATGCCGCTGCGAGAAGCTGCTCTTCTACTGCGACTCTCAGGGCTTCCGCTCAGTGCCAAACGCCACAGACAAGGGCTCTCTGGGCCTGTCCCTGAGGCACAATCACATCACAGAGCTCGAAAGGGATCAATTTGCCAGCTTCAGTCAACTTACCTGGCTCCACTTAGACCACAATCAAATTTCAACAGTAAAAGAAGATGCTTTTCAAGGACTATATAAACTTAAGGAATTAATCTTAAGttccaacaaaatattttacttgccAAACACAACTTTTACTCAACTGATTAACCTGCAAAATTTGGACCTGTCTTTTAATCAGCTGTCATCTCTGCACCCAGAGCTCTTCTACGGCCTTCGGAAGCTGCAGACCTTGCATTTACGGTCCAACTCCCTGCGGACTATCCCAGTACGTCTGTTCTGGGACTGTCGTAGTCTGGAGTTTCTGGATTTGAGCACAAACCGTTTGCGAAGTTTGGCTCGCAATGGATTTGCAGGATTAATCAAACTGAGAGAGCTTCACCTAGAGCACAACCAGCTGACGAAGATTAATTTTGCTCATTTCCTACGGCTAAGCAGTCTGCACACACTCTTCTTACAATGGAACAAAATTAGCAACTTGACATGTGGAATGGAGTGGACCTGGGGCACTTTAGAAAAGCTAGACTTGACTGGAAATGAAATCAAAGCCATCGACCCAACAGTGTTTGAAACGATGCCTAATCTTAAAATTCTCCTCATGGATAACAACAAGTTAAATAGCCTTGATTCCAAGATCTTAAACTCGCTGAGATCCCTCACAACCGTCGGCCTCTCTGGCAATCTGTGGGAATGCAGCCCTCGAATATGTGCTTTGGCCTCCTGGCTGGGCAGTTTCCAAGGTCGGTGGGAACATTCCATCCTATGTCACAGCCCTGACCACACCCAAGGAGAGGATATACTAGATGCAGTCCATGGATTTCAGCTCTGCTGGAATTTATCAACCACTGTCACTGCCATGGCTACAACTTATAGAGATCCAACCACTGAATACACAAAAAGAATAAGCTCATCAAGTTACCATGTGGGAGACAAAGAAATCCCAACTACTGCAGGCATAGCAGTTACTACTGAGGAACACTTTCCTGAACCAGACAATGCCATCTTCACTCAGCGGGTAATTACAGGAACAAtggctttattgttttctttcttttttattatttttatagtgttcATCTCCAGGAAGTGCTGCCCTCCCACTTTAAGAAGAATTAGGCAGTGCTCAATGATTCAGAACCACAGGCAGCTCCGATCCCAAACACGACTCCATATGTCAAACATGTCAGACCAAGGACCGTATAATGAATATGAACCCACCCATGAAGGACCCTTCATCATCATTAATGGTTATGGACAGTGCAAGTGTCAGCAGCTGCCATACAAAGAATGTGAAGTATAA